TTTTTACAGGATAACAAGGTAAATAATACACTAAGTACATGACAAAAATTTACAATACTCCAGTTGAGGTAAACGTTTCCTCCAGCCGAGGCGTATCTATTTAGCTCAGCAAGAAATTACGCCGATTTGGATTATTTGATAGTGATTATCCCGGAAACGCCTAAATTAATAGCATACTGAAGGAATTCACGTTACAAACGCTTAATTATCAGGCACGCGTTACAAACGCGCGCCAGATGTGAATGAAAAAAAGGTGCCTCATTTTTGAGACACCCTCTTCAATCAGGTGAAAATCATCCGATTACTTCCCGAATTTGAAATCAAGTCCAATAGCATAAGCTTGTGTAAACTTTCCATAGGTCGTCGTAACAGGAATGTATGTAGCGTCAAGGATATGTCCCAGGTTCGTTGAACCATCCTTATAAAAGGCAAACATGGCACCAATGTTAAGGTCAATTTTCGGGGTTATTTTCCAGGCTCCTCCAAAGCCGACAGCATTCGATGACGTGCTGTAGCTGAGATCGGACTGATAGAACTGGTTTGTGCCATCCTTTGAATAGAGATACCCTGCGCTGACCAGTATTTTCTCGCTGATATCGTATTGCAGTCCAACGCCAATTTCCCAGAAATTTTTATCGATAATCGAACTGTTGGTGGGGTTATCCTTCTCGAAAGTAAGCGTATCTGACTTACCATAATATGCATTTTTGTCCCAGTAATAGTTAAAGTCGGCATAAGCTCTGAGTTTTTCGGTCACAGGGTATGAAGCACCGACAGCAAGCATAGCCGGCAAGTCGCTGCCCGATTTTTCCTTGTCGGGAAATTCACCGGTACCATCCACTTTTGTATCGTTTTCGACATCAATCACTGTTAAGAATTCATATCTCAGGCTGAGAGTCAGTTTTTCCTGAAAAGTCAGGTTTGCAGCGATAATTGGTGTGAATCCATGGCCTTTTTGTACGACGTCGACCTCCTTATCACCGGTTTGTGCGGCAAGTCCGGTCATTTGAGCAGCTCCTGCAGTAGCATTACCGGCTACTGTTGTAAATACCACCTGAGCCTGGCCAATTGGAGTTTCAATTGGTTGCTCTGCACCCTGAAGAGCTTGTTCGAAGGATGCCTGCTGTTCAGGAGTTATGTAACCGGCAGCTGCAGCCTGAGCAAAGGTTACATCACCTAATCCTGCGGCAGCCAGATTGCTTGCACCGGTGGCAGCAGTATTATAACTTGTTGCAACACCAGTATAATATTGAGCCATGTCATTGCCGAATGCATCAGCTTGTATAAATAATCCACCCCCACTTGCAGGATTGATCATGATATTCCGTATTGATCCTTTATAAGTGTTCTTTACGGTCACATACCTTACGCCAGCATAAACCGAAACCTCGGGACTGATCTCATAGGATAATCCGGCCTGATAACCAAAGTAAACAGAGGTACCTTCAAAACTGATGTCGACCTTGTAATCGGTCACACCGGCAGAAGGACGCAGGGCTGGAACCAGATCGGAAATAGGAATCGCAAAAGATGGTACTCCTTTGTCATACTCAGCGCTGCCGCCGCCGCCAATGGGATTAAAACCAAAGGAGACTGCGAATTTACCAAACCTGTAAGCTGCATAGATACCAGGGAAGAAAGGTGCTGATACCTTACCGGTATACTCAGCTTCAGGTGCGCCATGTAAGAAAGGGTAATTACTTGTTACAGTGTTGGTCTGAAAAATCGATTGGTTGTTAATAGACAGAAAAAGACCTTTCTGCAGCTTTGTAAGACCGGCAGGGTTAAAATACACGGCATCAATGCCGAGTGAAGCGTTCCGTGCCATGAGCCGGGCAAAGGCCGCACTCTGGTTGGTGTTCGTCACGATGCCCCCTGCCAACACATGCAGACTAAGTGTGGCAAGTGCAAAAAACAAGAATAATGCTTTTTTCATGGGATAGGTTTTAGTTACTACTTGTTTTAAGAATTCCTGTGGAATTCCGCAGCCAAGATATGCTAAAATAAGATTTTCTCCAAATTTTGATGAAACTTACATTGATTTTTACCGGCTCTATGACTCAATGCCACTTAAAAATTTTGAGACCGGCAGAAAAGAAGATCACACCGGTAGCAGCCATAAACAGGGAAGGACCGGAGATATCCCTCAAGTCGGCTCCCTCAATAAAAACACTTCGTAACCCGTCGGCCAGCATGGTAAGAGGTAATTTCTGGATAATAGGAATACTCCACTCCGGGAAATTATGATAGCTGAAAAAAATACCCGATAGCACCATCATAGGCATGACGACGACATTAATAAAGCCATTACCGATTTCGGTTTTCGATGTGTGCGATGAAATAAAAATAGCTATACCGGCAAATGCTATATTACCTGTTATAAAGATGATCAGCAATCCGGCAACACTGCCCTGAACAGTGATTCCAAAGACAATATTGGCAAAAAGAAAAAGCAGGGCTGATTCCACGAAATTCATCGCTACCCGCACGGATATCAGCGTAATCAGAAAATAGGATTTTTTCATCGGCGTAGCCACCAGCCGACGAAGTAGTTTTTTAGATCTCTTTTCGATAATACCCCATGATATACCCCACATGCTCGACATCATGACGCCCATAGCTATCAGTCCGGGAACCAGAAAATCAATATAGCGGGTGCCGCTGACTGTTAAAGGAATGATATTTTCATTGATTATATTGACCTTTATCTGCCTCCTGCTGAAGACATCCGAAAGTTTAAGATAGGTTAGCTGCGCATCAGGATTTAAGGGATCAAAATGATATTGTATCTCGCCATCTTTTTCATCTATCACCAGGTTCAGATTACCGCGTTTAAGCCGGATGATAGCATCTTTCCATGAGGTCTTCTGAAATAAAAACGTGGTATTCCCCAGCTTATCATCAGGTATAGTCAATTTATACTGTGACGTGTTATTACCGGAAATAATCTTTTCAGTGTTGGATTGTAAAAAGGTTTCTATCACATGAAGGGTATCATCAATCGTGCTGTCTATCCCATTTCTTTCAATAACAGCGACTTTCCTCGTGATATCGGGTTTTTGGGTGAAAGCTATTCCCAGTCCAAGCGACATAAGTATCGGAAAAACAATGCCCCAGAAGAGAACACCCGGCTCACGGATGAGCTCCTTGAATTGTGCCGAGAGCAACTGAAAAAACTGTCCCTGTCGAAAGAGATTATACATGCAAATGTCTTCCTGTTAATGATATAAACAGATCATCCAATGTATATGTATTTGTTGAGCTGTCATTTTTTTCCGACAGAAGCTGTCCTAATGTGCCTTCCTTTAAAATTCGTCCCTTGTCGATGATGATGATATAGTCGCAAAGCTGCTCAGCTTCCTCCATATAATGGGTTGTGAGGACAAGAGAAGTGTGCTCCTGTTCCTTAAGCTTCAGAAGTATCGACCAAATTTCCCTCCGGGCATTGGGATCTAAGCCAGTAGTAGGCTCATCCAAAAGCAAAATCCGGGGTTTGTTGATCAAGGCTATACCGATGGCGAGCCGTTGCCGTTGTCCCCCTGAAAGATTGACGACATAGGCTTTTTTTTTCTCCTCCAGGCCAATAATATCCATGATTTCGGCAGCACGTTCATGGCCAAGGCGAAAAAAGCTGGCAAAGAGCCTGAGTGTCTCCCAGACAGTCAATTTATCAATAAAATGAGTTTCCTGAAGCGACAGGCCGATGATCTGGTGCAGGGTATCCTCATGACCTCTCCATGGCATGCCCAGAATATATATTTCTCCTGCATCAGGTTTCTGAATACCTTCTATCATTTCCACCAGGGTCGTCTTTCCGGCACCATTAGGTCCCAGCAAAGCAACAAACTGCCCCTGTGGAATCCTGAGGTCAATGCCTTTGACAGCCTGCACGGTTTTAAAGGACTTATGTACTCCTTTCACTTCAATGACAGGATCGGCATTTATCGTATCTTTGCCAGGAATATTCATGAGTGATCAATGTAACAGGCTTATTTGCAGAATTTGACCGATTCAGGTGCCGAAATTACAACAAAAATCCCTGAGGAATGTTTGATAGATAAAACTAAAGTATGCAACAGATGCCATTAACCAGACTTCGGAATATTGGTATTGCAGCTCATATAGATGCAGGAAAAACAACAGTTACAGAGAGGATACTTTTTTTTACAGGGACTAACCGGAAAATCGGAGAGGTGCATGATGGCCAGGCCACGATGGACTTCATGAAGCAGGAGCAGGAAAGAGGGATAACCATCGCGTCGGCTGCCATCACCTGTTTCTGGAAAGGATCGCAGATCAATATCATTGATACCCCGGGACATGTGGATTTCACTATTGAGGTTGAACGGTCATTGCGAGTGATCGACGGCATGGTCGCTGTATTTTGCGCTGTCGGCGGCGTAGAACCCCAGAGCGAAACAGTATGGAACCAGGCCGACCGCTACCGGGTGCCGCGTATAGCTTTTATAAATAAAATGGACCGTGCGGGCGCAGACTTCAATGAAGCTGTAGCCCAGATGAACAAGTATCTGGATGCCAATGCTGTTCCATTCCAGATTCCTATTGGCGCTGAAGAAAACTTCCGTGGCATCATCGATATCATGGAAAGAAAAGCCTTTATTTTTGATGACAAGGAATGGATTGAAACGGACATTCCTGCCGGGTACAAAAACACCTGTGAAGAAGCCCGTAACTTACTTATTGAGAATATTGCCGACTTTAACGAGGAAATAATGGAACTTTTCCTTCATGACAAGGAAGTGACGACAGAGAGCCTGAAGCTGGCCGTGCGTGAGGCTACGCTGAAGTTACTCATCACTCCCGTTTTCTGCGGTGCAGCATACAAAAACAAGGGCATACAGCACCTTCTCGACGCTGTGATAGATTATCTGCCCTCCCCCGTCGATGTCGGTGCTGTCATTGGCTTAGATGTCGATGATCCTGAAAAATTCCATTCACGCCACCCATCGCCAAAAGATCCCTTTGCGGCGCTGGCATTTAAACTTATCACTGATCCCTTTGTTGGTCAACAGACATTTATACGCATTTTCTCCGGAACCCTGAAAAGCGGCATGCAACTCGTAAATTCGACTAAGAACAAATATGAGCGTGCCGGAAGAATTCTTAAAATCCATGCAAAAGCCAGGGAAGAAACCGAAGAAGCCGGGCCCGGGGATATTGTCGCCCTTATCGGCATGAAGTACACTAAAACAGGTGATACCCTCTGCGAAGAAGGTCACAGGCTGTTTCTCGAATCCATCCACGTCCCGCCTTCTGTTATTGAACTCAAGGTAACACCCCTGAGACGGAAAGACCTGGAAAAATTCAGCGAGGCACTGAAAAAACTTTCGAATGAAGATCCGTCATTTCATTTCCACTTTGACGAGGAAACAAATGAAACGATCATCTCAGGAATGGGAGAGCTGCACCTTGAGATCATCATCGACAGGCTGAAATATGAGTTTGATGTGGAAGTGGAAACTGGTGAACCCTCTGTGTCATTCAGGGAAACCATTACCGGTGAAACGGAGTCGAATTACAGGCATGTCAAGCAAACCGGTGGCAAAGGACAGTTTGCACATACGGTCATACGCATTGAACCCAACGAAGGAAAAGGATATGAATTTGTAGATAAAATCAAGGGAGGAGCTATTCCTACTGAATATGTCCTGTCAGTCAACAAAGGCATACAGAAAACAATGGAAAAAGGCATCCTGGCCGGTTATCCCATTATGGACATAAAAGTGGTGCTGCTTGATGGCAGCTATCATCCGGTTGACTCGTCGGACATGGCTTTCCAGACCTGTGCTTCGATCTGTTTTAAAAACGGATTCATGAAAGCCAACCCTATACTCCTCGAACCTGTGATGAAAGTCGAGGTCAACACGCCTGACGATTATATCGGAGATATTGTGGGAAATCTTCACCGGCGACGCGGCAAGATCGAGGCGATGCGGAGATTCAGAAAAGGATCACAGAAAGTTAACTGCTTTGTTCCGTTGATGGAGATGTTCGGTTATTCCACACAGCTCCGCAATCTTTCCAGCGGCAGGGCAGCCTATTCCATGGAATTCTTTAAATATTTACCCCTGACCAAAACTTTACAGGATGAGGTGTTAAAGAATCTGGCCGAAAAGAAAAAATCAGGATAAGTAGCAGCCAAACAGTTTATATGATCTATTCCGCAGGCTTTTTTCCTGTCAGAAGAAGCGACTCCCTCAGCCGTGTCGAGAGAAGAAAACTCACTACCATCAGGCCTATGAGCACGAGCAATGATAAAGTCATGGACCCTGTGCCCGGAGCCTTATACAGATCCATGCCAAAGATGAAAATGATACCTGATATCTGTCCCATGAGAATTAGCAAACCATTTGTCGTGCCTTCAGGTGCCGGATTGGCTATTTCTGCCCCATATTGAAATCCTATCGGTCCCGCGCTGAGCAGGAAAAAACCCATGACAAAGGAAGCTGCCAGCAACAGCCCGTAACTGGTAGCATACGTGATGCCGATGAGGCCTAATGTGGATGCGCCCAAAGCGATAAGAATAAAAGGTACCCGTTTACGGTAGCGGTCCGACAGAAAGGGCATGATCACAGCGCCTACAATGCCCCCGAGGACCATCAGTCCGCCGGATAATCCGGCCTGTGTGATGGTAAATCCCCGTGGCCGCAGGATATCTTCGATCCATGTTGTCACACAGTTGAAAACCCCTAATCCAATAAAAAAGACTACCATCAACAGGACGAAATCCTTTTTATGTAAAGCATTTCTGAGTCCGTCAAACACCAGCGACCGCTCCTCCTGCCCCGGCAGGCATGCCGGTGTGGGCGGACGCTCCCTGGCAAGAAATATAAACAGAACAGCCGAGAAAATCGAAATAAACCCATAAATGAGCAACATGGTGCTGATACTATGGCTGATGATAAGAAACGGTGTTAGCGCCATGCCAATGACAATACCCAAATACATGGCAAGAGCGCCCAAACCCGTGGCTGTCGCCCTTTCCTGTATTGGAAACCAACGGGCAGCGATGGCAGTGGTCGAGTTGAGTATAAATGGTTGCCCAATGGCAATTCCTATTTGTGCTATCAAAACAAGTGTATAATCCGATGCAAATATGCCACGCATAAGCCCGAAGACACCCGTGAGGACAGCACCAATGCCGACGGCTACCTTAAATCCATATGTATCGATGATCCATGAAGCCGGTAGCGATACAAAAATGTAGACGATCATAAAACTCATGGAAAGCAGGCCGATGCTTAAATCCGACACACCATAAAAGCTGGCGGCACTACCGGTGATAGGTGCAAAGGTTATCCATAACAATTGATTGACTATGGAGACCGACATGAATGCGATGAGAATGATCCATCGGTAACCATAAATTTTGAAGTTCTCAGGTTCCATGTAAAGCACTTTATTAAGTAAAATTTTGTGAAACGGCCAAAGGTATAAAAAAAGTCAGTAGTATCAATTATTTAGATTCTGCCCTGATAAAGAACATTTTCATCTTGCCTTTACCTTTTACCTCTATCTCTTCCCTTTCCTCGAATTTGAACTTATCTTTAACGAGGTTGTAGGTTACATCGGAAATATTGATCCGCATAGGTTCAGAGACATTTTCTATTCGGGAAGCAGTATTGATAGTATCACCAAAAACATCGTAAATGTATTTTTTAACTCCGACCACACCGGCAATTACAGGGCCGGAATGGATGCCCACACGAATCCGCCAGTCTATTTTTGATTCAAGGTTTTTCTTTTCCAAATATTGAATCATCTCCACGGCTGACCAAATGATATTTTCGGCATGTCGTGGATTTTCATCCGGCAAACCGCAAACTGCCATATATGCATCACCAATGGTTTTTATGCGTTCACAATTATATTTCTCAATAATGGTATCAAATGCAGTAAAGATTTTATTCAATTCATCAATAAGAAACTTTGGCTCCATTCTGGCAGCCAGTTCAGTAAAATCCACGATATCGGTAAAACAGACTGTAACGTTTTCATAGAGCTGTGGTTCTGTCTTGCCTTTCTCCTTCAGGTCAGTGGCAATGCCTGACGGTAGTATGTTCAATAACAATTTGTCAGATTTATCCTTCTCGCTGACAATGATCTCATTTGCTTTTCTTTTCTGGCGAAGGCTTAAATAAATGACAACAGCAAGCATGATAAGTAATGCGATACCACCTATCAGCGAATTTCGGAATATCCTGTCCTTTTTTATGGTCAGGGTCTGAATAACTTCTTTTTGTTGCAGTAATGTAATAACCCTATCCTTTTTTTCAGTTTCATATTTTACTTCAAAGTCAGTGATCTGTTTATGTATTTCCTCACTATAAAGTGTATCCTTTATGTCCACATATTTTTTATAATAATTCAATGCTTCAGAATAATTCCCCATTGCAGCGTATAGATCGGAATACAAGAGGTAATTGGTTTTCAGCTGATCCTTAAGACTAATCTGGTCAGCAATTTTTGTACTCTGCGACAAATAACTGATGGATTGGTTATAAGCGCCCTTTACCTTGGAAATATCGGCCAGTGTTGCATAAACAGAAGCAAGATTAACAGGTCTATCCAGTTCCTGATAAATTCCAACAGCCAGCTGGAGGTATTGAATGGCCGCATCATATCTCTGCTGCCCGAAGTAACAACTTCCCATATTCGCATTCAGAGTTGCAATCAGATCCTTGTTATTCTGTTCATTTGCCATTGTGTGAGCCATTTGGAAATATTCCAAAGCTTTGTCAAATTGTTTCTTATGTGAATAAGCCACTCCAATGTTATTCAGGCGGTTAGGGATCTCTCTTACTTTACCGAGTGCTCTGTCAATCGCCAATGCCTCTTCAATGAATTGTATGGCCTGGTCGAACTTTTCCCATTCTTTGTAAACCAAGCCAATATTGTTCAAAGAAATGGCCATACCTGCTGAGTCACCTAATTTTTCTTTGAGTTTTAAAGACCGTTCATAAAAGAGAATGGCAGTGTCATAGCGTCCCCAGGAATCATAAATAGAGCCAAGATTGTTCAGTGACTTTGCTATACTTTGGGTATCGCCCTGTTGCATATCCAATACAAGAGCTTTATTATAGTAGGCAACAGCACTGTCATAAGTTCCTAATTTTTTATAGGCCAGACCAATGTTATTATAGCGGGTGGCATAATTAGCCGGCACTTTAATTTTTCTGTCTTCCGAAAGGGCTCTTTCATACCATGTTATCGCCTCATGATAATTATTCATCATGAAATAGCAAATCCCGATATTATTCAATGCTTCAGCGATTTTTTCCCTATCCGGTTCGCTCACAGTGTTTTCCTTTTGAAGAAATGAAAGGTACTTCTCGATGGCTTCGGAATATTTCCTTTGGTCAATTAATGCATAAGCCCTGTCATAATCAGTGAGCGTATCATTTTGAGCATTGGCTTTCAAGGTCAATACCACAATGACCAGAAAAAATGAGAATATGCCCAAAATCTTTAAAATCCTCATTCGCGAGATGATGAATTAGCCATATCCAGTAATGTAACTAATGCGGATCAGGTTGTAACGAGATTTCCTCCTGACAGTGCAAATACTATGGTTGAAGCAGGGCTTGTGCCGGGTCCGTATACCAATCCCTCATTATCATCTTCAAGACGGATACCGGATCCACCAGGTCCATCTGTCATACAATACACTTTAGTGATGGGAGGAGTGTCATTTTTATGATTCAATAGAAAATTTTTTATCTCCTGCCTGTTGATCGAGGTATCGACATAATGGGAATATATCTGAAAACTGATCGCGCCAATGCAATTGGAACTGACAGGTATGACAGATGGTACAACGTATGTTGGTGACACTACAACACTGCCTTCATTCCATCCAAGATATGGTGTTCCTGTTGTCAATTTAGTTTTCAATAAACCAAGATGGTCGACCAAACCTTCTAATAATTTTGTCAAATCGCCTCCGCCGGTTGCAATAAATGATGCTTCTTTGAGCAGGGTAGCTGGATTTCCCTCGGTGATGAGCTTTACATTTATCTTAAAAAAAGAGAAGAGTTGCTTAATATCCTGTATAAATGAATTATAATATTGTCCGTCATAAGCATATGGAATAAGCAGGACCTCGCTTATTTTCTGGCTGTTTAACAGCCATGTTATCTGCGATTTTAAAAAGTCGGAAAACAACAGGATGTCATAGTTGTTTTCAAGGTTAGCAAGTGTTAATTTTCTTTTCATGGCGATCATCTTAGTAAATATTAATTTAGATAAAAAGTTTGCCAAATATAATGAAAATTTGCCTGATTCGCAGGTGAATATTTTTGGATTTTAAATATTGCCATAATCCGGTTTATTCCGTTCAGGTGTATACAAATCTATGCTGGCTTTTTTCGTAAAGAGTACCAAATAATAAATGTACTTACCAAGGCCATTACAGCAAGACTAACCAGGTAAGATGGATTAGAGAATATCTCAGGGATACTATGAAATATTTGAGATGTAATGGTATATGAAAGAAAATAATTATTTATAAATATTTCGGATAACGAAATAATCTATCCTTTTTTAAGGGTGAATGAAAAGGTGGATCCCACACCTGGCTTGCTGCGCACATTAACCGTTTGCTCATGCGATTCAATGATATGTTTTACGATGGCCAACCCTAAACCGGAGCCTCCCATGCCACGCGAACGGCTCTTATCCACCCTGTAAAAACGTTCGAAAAGTCGGGGTAGATGCCCGGCATCAATGCCAATGCCATTATCGGATACTTCAACCAGGATCTGCTCATCCATGTCATAAAAGCTCAACTTGGTCCGGCCACCCGTGTGCCCATATTTTATTGAATTATCGATCAGGTTAATCAAAACCTGCTTGATACGCTCCTTATCAGCCCAAACAAAAATGTGGGAATCTTTTGCGACTCCTGCCTGAAAAATCAGATGAATATCTTTTTGTTTTGCCTTATCTTCAAGTAACTCAAAAACATCATTAACAAGCGCTACTATATTGAACCGGGTATATTCTAACTTCAACATATCTGACTCCAGCTGCGAAATAATCTCCAGGTCTTCCACAATGGTGATCATACGTTCAACATTCTTCGCCGTTTTATACAGATAGACCTTATTCACTTCGGGATCAAGATATGCACCTTCGAGCAAGGTGAGGATATATCCCTGAATATTGAAGATCGGCGTTTTCAGCTCATGCGAGATATTACCTAAAAATTCCCTCCGGTAGGCTTCCATACTCTTCAGTTTTTCGATTTCCTCTCTTCGTTTCACAGCCCATTCCATGACTTCTTCATTGACAGTATGAATGATATCTTCCTTCAAATCGACTTTTGCCACTTTCTCATCTTTTGAAAGCTTTAGTGTCCGGATGGTCTTATAAACCAACTTAATCCTGTCGTGTATATATTTTTTCAGAATAAAGGAAAATGTAAAGAAGGTCACCGCAAGTATGATGACTCCGGATAAACCGAATACGAGCCAGTGGATATGCTGATATACCAGAATGCTGATAATGGTATAAACAGCCAGATAAAATACCAGGATAACTGCCGAAGCAAGGAGAACAAGGTAGTATGGTTTTGACGGTCGCATAAATTCAATTATCAATGATCAAGGATCAATGATCAATAAAAAAAATACAACCAACTGATCATTGATCATTGTTCATTGATCATTGTTCATTGATCATTGTTCGTATTTGTATCCAACTCCCTTAATGGTTACAATATTGTCTGTGCCCAGTTTTTCACGGATCTTCCTTATGTAAACGTCAATGGTACGTTCACCGACAATAATATCATCACCCCATATTCTGGCATATATTTCTTCGCGTGTGAACACCCTGTTGGGTTTGGAAACCAATAGGGCAAGAAGTTCAAATTCTTTTTTGGGCAGCGTGAATGACCTGCTTTTAAAATGGACCTCGTATGCCTCGCGATCAATTATCAGGTCGTCCGCAGAGGAGCCTGTTTCCGGCTTTTCATCAGATATCCTGTAGCGACGCAGCAACGCCGCTACCTTGCTTATTAGTAAACGGGGCTTGATGGGTTTGGTGATGTAATCATCAGCACCGGCGTCAAATCCGGCAATCTGGGAGTAATCTTCACTCCTGGCGGTAAAGTAAGTGATGACGGTATTTTTAAGCAGTTCGATATCTCTCATCTCCCGGCATGTTTCAATGCCATCCATTCCGGGCATCATGATATCGAGGATGATCAACTGCGGCACATGTTGCCGTGCAAGCGTTACAGCTTCGTCACCATTGCCGGCAGTAATCACCTGGTATCCCTCCTTGCGCAGATTATAACCTACAAACTCCAGTATATCTTCTTCATCATCAACAATAAGTATTTTAATATCACTATTGGTCATTATGCTTGGCTGTTTTTAATTGACCTCACCCCCCGTCCCCCTCTCCTCCAGGAGAGGGGGTGAAGGGGGTGAGGTGGTTTGGTGATCATACCAATTAATTTGTGCAACTTCAAATTACTACAGTATCCAAAATTACAAAAGAAATATATCATCTACACCTTGTTCTTGTGTTTCTTATGCCGCAGCACTTTGGCTTCCAGGTAAAAAATAATCTCCTCCGATATATTTTTGGTATGATCTCCTACCCTTTCAATTTTACGTATGGCGATTAGTAAGTTGAGATGATTTATTATGCCCTCAGGATTTTGTTTGATGATACTCGCAATGTTACCAACGGCATTTTTATTACTGTTATCCAGTAAATGATCCCTTGTGAATACATTTCTGGCAAGGCGGTTGTCTTCATTTTCAAAAGCAGTCAAAGCTTCTTTCAGCATATCGATGCCGGCATCAATGATATCCGGCAGATTTGTCTTTTCAAGATGCTCTTTTTCAAACGGTTGTGTACTTTCTTTGACGATTTTTGCCAGTCCCCATGCAAAATCGCCAATGCGTTCAAGATTATAGTTTATTTTAAGCACAGCCAGTACAAACCTGAGATCATTGGCAAGAGGATTGAATAAAGCCAGGAGGTTCTCGCAGTCCATATCAATTTTCAGCTCAAAGGCATCGATAAGCTTTTCTGTTGATGCCATTTCCGCAATGATATCCTTATTAAAGTTTTCAACGGCATCACGGGCCCTGGCAAGCTGACTGATGACCAGTTCCCACTCGTCGATGATATCCGACTTTAATATTTTCAATTCAGTATTGAGATGCGTCATAACATTTAAAATTTAAAATCTGACCAAAGTACATAATATTTTGCTTTTCACTGGTAAAACAGGATCAACCGAACTTACCCGTAACGTAATTTTGTGTTTTTATATCTTTCGGATTTGTAAAAATAGTTTTTGTTACATCCCATTCAACCAGTTCACCCAGGTAGAAAAAAGCAGTATAATCGCTAACGCGGCCTGCTTGCTGCATATTATGTGTCACGATGATAATCGTATAGTTTTTCTTTAATTCATAAATCAGGTCCTCGATCTTACCCGTCGATATCGGATCCAAAGCCGAGGCAGGCTCATCCATGAGTACCAGCGATGGCTCAATGGCCAGTGCACGGGCAATACAGAGCCTTTGCTGCTGTCCTCCTGAAAGATCCATAGCCGATTTTTTCAGGTTGTCCTTTACCTCTTCCCACAACGCTGCCTGCTTTATTGAGTCAACTACCTTCTCCTCAATATAATGCCGGTCATTCATGCCGTTTACCCGCAGCCCAAAGGCCACATTCTCAAAAATCGACTTTGGAAAGGGATTCGGTTTCTGAAACACC
The sequence above is a segment of the Bacteroidota bacterium genome. Coding sequences within it:
- a CDS encoding tetratricopeptide repeat protein, which translates into the protein MRILKILGIFSFFLVIVVLTLKANAQNDTLTDYDRAYALIDQRKYSEAIEKYLSFLQKENTVSEPDREKIAEALNNIGICYFMMNNYHEAITWYERALSEDRKIKVPANYATRYNNIGLAYKKLGTYDSAVAYYNKALVLDMQQGDTQSIAKSLNNLGSIYDSWGRYDTAILFYERSLKLKEKLGDSAGMAISLNNIGLVYKEWEKFDQAIQFIEEALAIDRALGKVREIPNRLNNIGVAYSHKKQFDKALEYFQMAHTMANEQNNKDLIATLNANMGSCYFGQQRYDAAIQYLQLAVGIYQELDRPVNLASVYATLADISKVKGAYNQSISYLSQSTKIADQISLKDQLKTNYLLYSDLYAAMGNYSEALNYYKKYVDIKDTLYSEEIHKQITDFEVKYETEKKDRVITLLQQKEVIQTLTIKKDRIFRNSLIGGIALLIMLAVVIYLSLRQKRKANEIIVSEKDKSDKLLLNILPSGIATDLKEKGKTEPQLYENVTVCFTDIVDFTELAARMEPKFLIDELNKIFTAFDTIIEKYNCERIKTIGDAYMAVCGLPDENPRHAENIIWSAVEMIQYLEKKNLESKIDWRIRVGIHSGPVIAGVVGVKKYIYDVFGDTINTASRIENVSEPMRINISDVTYNLVKDKFKFEEREEIEVKGKGKMKMFFIRAESK
- a CDS encoding MFS transporter is translated as MEPENFKIYGYRWIILIAFMSVSIVNQLLWITFAPITGSAASFYGVSDLSIGLLSMSFMIVYIFVSLPASWIIDTYGFKVAVGIGAVLTGVFGLMRGIFASDYTLVLIAQIGIAIGQPFILNSTTAIAARWFPIQERATATGLGALAMYLGIVIGMALTPFLIISHSISTMLLIYGFISIFSAVLFIFLARERPPTPACLPGQEERSLVFDGLRNALHKKDFVLLMVVFFIGLGVFNCVTTWIEDILRPRGFTITQAGLSGGLMVLGGIVGAVIMPFLSDRYRKRVPFILIALGASTLGLIGITYATSYGLLLAASFVMGFFLLSAGPIGFQYGAEIANPAPEGTTNGLLILMGQISGIIFIFGMDLYKAPGTGSMTLSLLVLIGLMVVSFLLSTRLRESLLLTGKKPAE
- a CDS encoding Type 1 glutamine amidotransferase-like domain-containing protein; amino-acid sequence: MKRKLTLANLENNYDILLFSDFLKSQITWLLNSQKISEVLLIPYAYDGQYYNSFIQDIKQLFSFFKINVKLITEGNPATLLKEASFIATGGGDLTKLLEGLVDHLGLLKTKLTTGTPYLGWNEGSVVVSPTYVVPSVIPVSSNCIGAISFQIYSHYVDTSINRQEIKNFLLNHKNDTPPITKVYCMTDGPGGSGIRLEDDNEGLVYGPGTSPASTIVFALSGGNLVTT
- a CDS encoding ATP-binding protein, which codes for MRPSKPYYLVLLASAVILVFYLAVYTIISILVYQHIHWLVFGLSGVIILAVTFFTFSFILKKYIHDRIKLVYKTIRTLKLSKDEKVAKVDLKEDIIHTVNEEVMEWAVKRREEIEKLKSMEAYRREFLGNISHELKTPIFNIQGYILTLLEGAYLDPEVNKVYLYKTAKNVERMITIVEDLEIISQLESDMLKLEYTRFNIVALVNDVFELLEDKAKQKDIHLIFQAGVAKDSHIFVWADKERIKQVLINLIDNSIKYGHTGGRTKLSFYDMDEQILVEVSDNGIGIDAGHLPRLFERFYRVDKSRSRGMGGSGLGLAIVKHIIESHEQTVNVRSKPGVGSTFSFTLKKG
- a CDS encoding response regulator transcription factor, which encodes MTNSDIKILIVDDEEDILEFVGYNLRKEGYQVITAGNGDEAVTLARQHVPQLIILDIMMPGMDGIETCREMRDIELLKNTVITYFTARSEDYSQIAGFDAGADDYITKPIKPRLLISKVAALLRRYRISDEKPETGSSADDLIIDREAYEVHFKSRSFTLPKKEFELLALLVSKPNRVFTREEIYARIWGDDIIVGERTIDVYIRKIREKLGTDNIVTIKGVGYKYEQ